A section of the Streptomyces sp. NBC_00178 genome encodes:
- a CDS encoding sensor histidine kinase gives MSSLTLRQALVRRRYLLGAWPWRAALYLLSSVPAGLVLLVSVVLLAATGAALTPVLVGLPLLLTLVLIGIPVAAVERRRLRLIDPVRLGDPHRAPERPGLAVWLRTRLREPATWRELGYAVLFAGVLWPLEALLAGGVLAVCGALSATPVVMAAVTGGGEVRVLKLYLADSYPQAFAVALLGVALLPLSAYPLGWAAVGRAALTRVLLPSEPGGLDARIQELGRSRMRLVDAFEAERRRIERDLHDGAQQRLVALSMTLGLARLESPAEPLGGLLARAHDEAGAALVEIRELIRGIHPRVLTDRGLAAAVEDVADRSAVPVDVDLPLPRLPQPVESAVYFAVCEALANVARHSGASRARVTGRADGGRLTVEVRDDGNGGAATSGGTGLQGVADRLSVLDGSLLLSSPPGGPTVLRLDVPRVPAHPAE, from the coding sequence ATGAGCTCCCTCACCCTCCGGCAGGCCCTCGTGCGGCGCCGCTACCTGCTCGGCGCCTGGCCGTGGCGCGCGGCGCTGTACCTGCTGAGCAGCGTTCCGGCCGGACTGGTGCTCCTCGTGTCCGTCGTGCTGCTGGCCGCGACGGGCGCCGCCCTGACGCCCGTACTCGTGGGTCTGCCCCTCCTGCTGACGCTGGTCCTCATCGGAATCCCCGTCGCCGCGGTGGAGCGGCGCAGGCTGCGACTGATCGATCCCGTACGCCTCGGCGACCCGCACCGGGCGCCGGAGCGTCCCGGGCTCGCGGTCTGGCTGCGCACCCGGCTGCGGGAGCCGGCCACCTGGCGGGAGTTGGGGTACGCGGTGCTGTTCGCGGGGGTTCTGTGGCCCCTGGAGGCGTTGCTGGCCGGTGGGGTCCTGGCCGTCTGCGGCGCCCTGTCGGCGACTCCCGTCGTCATGGCCGCCGTCACCGGGGGCGGGGAGGTGCGTGTGCTGAAGCTGTACCTGGCCGATTCCTATCCGCAGGCGTTCGCCGTCGCCCTGCTCGGGGTGGCGCTGCTGCCGTTGTCCGCGTATCCGCTGGGCTGGGCGGCCGTCGGGCGGGCGGCTCTCACCCGGGTGCTGCTGCCGTCGGAGCCCGGTGGACTCGACGCCCGCATCCAGGAGTTGGGGCGGTCCCGGATGCGGCTGGTCGACGCCTTCGAGGCCGAGCGGCGCAGGATCGAGCGCGATCTGCACGACGGGGCGCAGCAGCGGCTGGTGGCCCTCTCCATGACGCTCGGCCTCGCCAGGCTGGAGAGTCCGGCCGAGCCGCTGGGCGGTCTGCTGGCCAGGGCCCACGACGAGGCGGGGGCGGCCCTGGTGGAGATCAGGGAACTCATCCGGGGCATCCACCCGCGGGTTCTCACCGACCGGGGTCTGGCCGCGGCGGTCGAGGACGTCGCCGACCGCTCGGCGGTACCCGTCGACGTGGACCTCCCCCTGCCGCGGCTGCCTCAACCGGTGGAGAGTGCCGTGTACTTCGCGGTCTGCGAGGCCCTGGCCAACGTGGCCAGGCACAGCGGGGCGAGCCGGGCCCGGGTGACCGGCCGGGCGGACGGCGGGCGGCTTACCGTCGAGGTGCGGGACGACGGGAACGGCGGAGCCGCGACCAGCGGGGGGACCGGGCTCCAGGGGGTCGCCGACCGGCTGTCCGTGCTCGACGGCAGCCTGCTACTGTCCAGCCCGCCCGGAGGGCCGACCGTGCTGCGGCTCGACGTGCCCCGGGTGCCCGCCCACCCGGCCGAATGA
- a CDS encoding response regulator transcription factor has translation MLRIVLAEDSVLLREGLVGLLERFGHQVAAAVGTAGELTAAVAEHVPDVVVTDVRMPPGFSDEGLRAAVALREARPRLPVLVLSQYVQRAYAEELLDSCDGVGVGYLLKERVGRVEEFVDALRRVAEGGTVVDPEVVRQLLRHRRDPLERLTAREREVLALMAEGRSNASVAQALTVSEGTVSKHFGSILTKLDLSLTDATNRRVLAVLAYLRK, from the coding sequence GTGCTGCGCATCGTGCTGGCCGAGGACAGTGTGCTCCTGCGGGAGGGCCTCGTGGGGCTGCTGGAGAGGTTCGGCCACCAGGTGGCCGCGGCCGTCGGTACCGCCGGGGAACTCACCGCCGCCGTGGCCGAACACGTCCCGGACGTCGTGGTGACCGACGTACGGATGCCGCCCGGCTTCTCCGACGAAGGGCTCAGGGCGGCCGTCGCCCTGCGTGAGGCCCGGCCCCGGCTGCCGGTCCTGGTGCTCAGCCAGTACGTCCAGCGGGCCTACGCGGAAGAACTCCTCGACTCGTGCGACGGAGTGGGCGTGGGCTATCTCCTCAAGGAACGCGTGGGCCGCGTCGAGGAGTTCGTCGACGCGCTGCGCCGGGTGGCCGAGGGCGGAACCGTCGTCGACCCTGAGGTGGTCCGCCAGCTGCTGAGGCACCGGCGGGACCCGCTGGAACGTCTCACCGCCCGTGAGCGGGAGGTGCTGGCCCTGATGGCGGAGGGCAGGTCGAACGCCTCGGTCGCACAGGCGCTGACGGTCAGTGAGGGCACGGTCAGCAAGCACTTCGGCTCGATCCTCACCAAGCTCGACCTCTCGCTGACCGATGCGACGAACCGCCGCGTCCTGGCGGTCCTGGCCTACCTGCGGAAGTGA
- a CDS encoding ABC transporter ATP-binding protein codes for MNQRPAEAPPAVRLDTVTRSFGKGGDTVTALDGVSLTVPRGSFMAIMGPSGSGKSTLLQCTAGLDRPTSGRVFLGDTDLTELGERRLTLLRRERIGFVFQAFNLLPALTAEQNVALPLRLAGRGPRRPEVRAVLERVGLGSRARHRPAELSGGQQQRVALARALVTRPEVLFADEPTGALDSRTGRGVLELLRSMADDGQTVIMVTHDPVAASHADRVVFLADGSVRDELHAPAPEHIAARMTSLAVVPC; via the coding sequence ATGAATCAGCGACCAGCCGAAGCCCCGCCGGCCGTCCGGCTCGACACCGTCACCCGGTCCTTCGGGAAGGGCGGGGACACGGTCACGGCCCTGGACGGCGTCAGCCTCACCGTTCCCCGCGGTTCCTTCATGGCGATCATGGGACCGTCCGGTTCGGGGAAGTCGACTCTGCTCCAGTGCACCGCCGGCCTCGACCGGCCCACGTCCGGCCGGGTGTTCCTCGGCGACACGGACCTGACGGAGCTGGGCGAGCGCCGGCTGACCCTGCTGCGCCGCGAGCGGATCGGCTTCGTCTTCCAGGCCTTCAACCTGCTGCCCGCGCTCACCGCCGAGCAGAACGTGGCACTCCCGCTGCGGCTGGCGGGCCGCGGGCCCCGGCGCCCGGAGGTGCGCGCGGTGCTGGAGCGGGTCGGCCTGGGCTCCCGGGCGCGGCACCGGCCCGCCGAACTGTCGGGCGGGCAGCAGCAACGCGTCGCCCTGGCCCGTGCCCTGGTGACCCGGCCCGAGGTCCTGTTCGCCGACGAGCCGACCGGCGCACTCGACTCCCGTACGGGCCGCGGGGTCCTGGAACTGCTGCGGTCGATGGCCGACGACGGCCAGACGGTGATCATGGTGACGCACGACCCGGTCGCCGCCTCCCACGCGGACCGGGTGGTCTTCCTGGCCGACGGATCGGTACGCGACGAGCTCCACGCCCCGGCTCCGGAACACATCGCCGCGCGCATGACCTCCCTGGCGGTGGTCCCGTGCTGA
- a CDS encoding ABC transporter permease codes for MLSTALRSMRTRWVTFTGSFVALTLGVGLTAMTGQALASTFDAPERAPERFAAAPVVVAPSNTLRVATPVGERTAPLTDPRPVPEALAAGLARLGRTAEDRTFPVEAAGREAVGHPWSIAAATPYRVVSGRAPAAPGEVVVTGGAGLRTGDRIRVGTPGGAGTRTVVGTVADAGFESAVFFTDAEAARIRPAVDAVAVHADPAAVRALTRTVPGMSVLTADERRRADPGPDRDREALTAVNALLGTAAGITGFVSVFVVASTFSFAVAQRRREFGLLRTAGATPGQIRRAVVAEALVVGALASAAGCLLGEAAAPRLAARLAAQGLAPAWFTIGDAAWPLHTAFWTGLGVALAGVAVASHRAGRVRPAEALRDASVDESSMPLSRLLGGSAVLLTGLGLLGWALLTDPGDLLKRKTYLLQPLWIIVGVALLAPLFSRPLTRLLAWLPARLPGATGLLARQNASAGVRRTAAVAAPVLITVALAASLLGTVATINEGKASETAAVLSGADFRAGGDGPLDPRFMQRVRHIPGVVTSASRSTGVTVLEDGTALVSSEARAAEPAGLAATGRLPLVSGRLADLDDDSIVVNEEWETRTVGRRVGVWLGDGRRVSLRIAAVMRVGTGGNGVYVTPANAAGAAVDRVDVRLRAGADRSAVRALLEEAGRDTGTPVLTGEAWVAAHHPSAGGHTRAGLLLVLGIALLYSGISLANTMVMATSDRVRDFAVLRLTGATKAQVLRLVAVEALLVVAVGAVLGAAVAGLDLLGVRAALALLSVDSPVAVPWIPVGAVVAACAVLAVVSAVLPALAAMRTRPVESAGTRE; via the coding sequence GTGCTGAGCACCGCGCTGCGTTCGATGCGGACGCGCTGGGTCACCTTCACCGGCTCCTTCGTCGCTCTCACGCTGGGCGTCGGGCTGACCGCCATGACGGGACAGGCCCTGGCCTCGACGTTCGACGCCCCCGAGCGCGCTCCGGAACGCTTCGCCGCGGCCCCCGTGGTCGTGGCGCCCTCAAACACCCTCCGGGTCGCCACCCCCGTCGGGGAGCGCACGGCCCCCCTCACCGACCCCCGTCCGGTGCCGGAGGCTCTGGCCGCCGGTCTCGCACGGCTGGGCCGGACGGCCGAGGACCGTACGTTTCCCGTGGAGGCGGCCGGGAGAGAGGCCGTCGGCCATCCCTGGTCCATCGCCGCCGCCACCCCGTACCGCGTCGTCTCGGGCCGTGCCCCCGCCGCTCCGGGTGAGGTCGTCGTGACGGGCGGCGCGGGCCTCCGGACCGGGGACCGTATCCGTGTCGGCACTCCCGGCGGAGCCGGAACCCGGACCGTCGTCGGCACCGTCGCGGACGCGGGCTTCGAGTCGGCCGTGTTCTTCACCGACGCCGAGGCCGCCCGCATCCGTCCGGCGGTCGACGCGGTGGCCGTGCACGCGGACCCGGCCGCCGTACGGGCGCTGACCCGCACGGTCCCCGGGATGAGCGTCCTCACCGCGGACGAGCGGCGCCGGGCGGACCCCGGTCCGGACCGGGACCGCGAGGCGCTGACCGCGGTCAACGCGCTGCTCGGGACCGCGGCCGGCATCACCGGTTTCGTCTCCGTCTTCGTCGTCGCCTCCACCTTCTCCTTCGCGGTGGCCCAGCGACGGAGGGAGTTCGGGCTGCTCCGCACGGCCGGCGCCACACCGGGCCAGATCCGCCGCGCGGTCGTGGCCGAGGCACTGGTGGTCGGGGCCCTCGCCTCGGCGGCCGGCTGCCTGCTGGGGGAGGCGGCCGCACCACGGCTGGCCGCCCGGCTTGCGGCTCAGGGGCTCGCACCGGCCTGGTTCACGATCGGGGACGCGGCCTGGCCGCTGCACACCGCCTTCTGGACCGGGCTGGGTGTCGCACTCGCCGGTGTCGCCGTCGCCTCGCACCGGGCAGGCCGGGTCCGGCCGGCCGAGGCGCTGCGGGACGCCTCTGTGGACGAGAGCAGCATGCCCCTGAGCCGTCTGCTCGGGGGCTCCGCCGTCCTGCTGACCGGGCTCGGGCTGCTGGGGTGGGCCCTGCTCACCGACCCCGGCGACCTGCTGAAGCGGAAGACGTACCTCCTGCAGCCCTTGTGGATCATCGTCGGTGTCGCGCTGCTCGCGCCGCTGTTCTCCCGCCCGCTCACACGTCTGCTCGCCTGGCTGCCCGCCCGGCTGCCGGGGGCGACCGGGCTGCTGGCCCGGCAGAACGCGTCCGCCGGCGTCCGCCGTACCGCCGCGGTCGCCGCACCCGTCCTGATCACCGTCGCGCTCGCCGCGTCCCTGCTGGGCACCGTGGCCACCATCAACGAGGGCAAGGCGTCCGAAACCGCGGCGGTCCTGTCGGGCGCGGACTTCCGGGCGGGCGGGGACGGCCCTCTGGACCCCCGCTTCATGCAGCGCGTGCGGCACATCCCCGGCGTCGTGACGAGTGCGTCCCGCTCGACGGGGGTCACCGTCCTGGAGGACGGCACGGCGCTCGTCTCCTCCGAGGCCAGGGCGGCCGAGCCGGCGGGCCTGGCGGCGACGGGCCGGCTCCCCCTCGTGTCGGGCCGGCTCGCCGACCTCGACGACGACTCCATCGTCGTCAACGAGGAGTGGGAGACACGGACGGTGGGCCGCCGCGTCGGCGTCTGGCTCGGCGACGGCCGCAGGGTGTCGCTCCGGATCGCGGCCGTGATGCGTGTCGGCACCGGAGGCAACGGCGTGTACGTGACCCCCGCCAACGCTGCGGGTGCCGCCGTCGACCGAGTCGACGTCAGGCTCCGTGCGGGCGCCGACCGTTCGGCCGTACGCGCCCTGCTGGAGGAGGCGGGGCGCGACACGGGCACCCCGGTACTGACGGGCGAGGCATGGGTGGCGGCGCACCACCCGTCCGCCGGCGGCCACACCCGTGCCGGCCTGCTGCTCGTCCTGGGCATCGCCCTGCTGTACAGCGGGATCTCGCTGGCGAACACCATGGTCATGGCCACCTCCGACCGGGTCCGTGACTTCGCGGTGCTGCGCCTCACCGGAGCGACGAAAGCCCAGGTGCTTCGGCTGGTGGCCGTCGAGGCGCTGCTGGTGGTGGCGGTGGGTGCGGTGCTCGGAGCGG
- a CDS encoding phosphotransferase produces the protein MHIGPLLGSGRTADVYALEGPWVLRRYRDGIDAAGELAVMSYLSASGFPVPRIGPRAEGALPTDLVLQRLTGPTLAEAMLTGVVTAAEGAGLLARLLRELHAIPPRLSLDTGDTILHLDLHPENVVLDPEGPRVIDWLTAAEGPPALDRAMSCLILAQVALDPSFPAGAPVRDLLEALLRRIDEDGGVPAEALARATSLRGRDPRLTAHERAVLDEAAALVAALGG, from the coding sequence ATGCATATAGGCCCACTCCTGGGCTCGGGCCGCACCGCCGACGTGTACGCACTCGAAGGTCCCTGGGTCCTGCGCCGCTACCGCGACGGCATCGACGCCGCCGGTGAACTGGCCGTGATGTCCTACCTCTCGGCTTCGGGCTTCCCTGTCCCGCGCATCGGTCCGCGCGCCGAGGGGGCGCTGCCGACGGACCTGGTGCTCCAGCGGCTGACCGGTCCGACCCTGGCCGAGGCCATGCTGACGGGGGTGGTGACCGCCGCGGAGGGGGCGGGGCTGCTGGCACGGCTCCTGCGCGAACTGCACGCGATCCCGCCCCGGCTCTCCCTCGACACCGGGGACACGATCCTGCACCTGGACCTGCACCCCGAGAACGTGGTCCTGGACCCCGAGGGTCCCAGGGTGATCGACTGGCTGACGGCGGCCGAAGGGCCTCCCGCCCTGGACCGCGCCATGTCCTGCCTGATCCTCGCCCAGGTGGCGCTGGACCCGTCGTTCCCCGCCGGCGCACCCGTCCGCGACCTCCTCGAAGCGTTGCTCCGGCGGATCGACGAGGACGGCGGCGTACCCGCGGAGGCCCTCGCGCGGGCGACGTCCCTGCGCGGACGGGATCCCCGGCTCACCGCGCACGAGCGCGCGGTGCTGGACGAAGCGGCGGCGCTGGTGGCAGCGCTCGGCGGCTGA
- a CDS encoding DUF2804 domain-containing protein has protein sequence MATHEHEITEPVDLCLPDGSLNPAAVGWSRKPLHRANLRGWGRTKRWEHWCVTTPTHLVALTVSDLDFLALNSVYVLEFGPGGREFECSAIVPAGRGVSLPDTIAGSPGSQDVVVGPARPTGGRVRVEIRDENAGTRLRARCLTPERLPLEVDILVARPEGHESLSVVVPWSGQRFQYTSKHTALPAAGRVRVGRDLLVFGGAHDDTWAVLDHGRGRWPRTVDWNWGAASGRAGGRTIGLQFGGRWTKGTGATENALCVDGRLTKIGEELDWRWSISDPLAPWTIRTPGSDQVDLTFVPFHNRSAHTDAGLIANRTDQRFGHYTGTIRTDDGERIAVRELLGWAEDVHMRW, from the coding sequence ATGGCGACGCACGAGCACGAGATCACCGAGCCCGTCGACCTGTGCCTGCCCGACGGCAGCCTGAACCCGGCGGCGGTCGGCTGGTCCAGGAAGCCCTTGCACCGCGCCAACCTGCGGGGCTGGGGCCGGACGAAGCGGTGGGAGCACTGGTGCGTGACGACGCCCACCCACCTGGTCGCCCTGACCGTCAGCGATCTCGACTTCCTCGCGCTGAACAGCGTCTACGTCCTGGAGTTCGGACCCGGGGGGCGGGAGTTCGAGTGCTCCGCGATCGTGCCCGCCGGGCGGGGCGTCAGCCTGCCCGACACCATCGCGGGGTCCCCCGGCTCCCAGGACGTGGTGGTCGGGCCCGCCCGGCCGACGGGCGGCAGGGTGCGCGTCGAGATCCGTGACGAGAACGCCGGGACCCGCCTGCGGGCCCGCTGCCTGACGCCGGAACGCCTGCCCCTGGAGGTCGACATCCTGGTCGCGCGGCCGGAGGGCCACGAGTCGCTCTCGGTCGTCGTTCCGTGGAGCGGGCAGCGCTTCCAGTACACCTCCAAGCACACGGCGCTCCCCGCCGCCGGGCGGGTCCGCGTCGGCAGGGACCTCCTCGTCTTCGGCGGGGCGCACGACGACACCTGGGCCGTCCTCGATCACGGGCGCGGGCGCTGGCCGCGCACGGTGGACTGGAACTGGGGGGCCGCATCCGGACGTGCGGGTGGACGGACGATCGGCCTCCAGTTCGGCGGACGCTGGACGAAGGGCACGGGGGCCACCGAGAACGCCCTCTGCGTCGACGGCCGGCTCACCAAGATCGGCGAGGAGCTGGACTGGCGGTGGTCGATCTCCGACCCACTGGCCCCCTGGACGATCCGTACGCCCGGATCGGACCAGGTGGACCTGACGTTCGTCCCCTTCCACAACCGCTCCGCGCACACGGACGCCGGCCTGATCGCCAACCGCACCGACCAGCGCTTCGGCCACTACACCGGCACGATCCGCACCGACGACGGCGAGCGCATCGCCGTGCGGGAGCTCCTGGGCTGGGCCGAGGACGTCCACATGCGCTGGTGA